One stretch of Diabrotica undecimpunctata isolate CICGRU chromosome 5, icDiaUnde3, whole genome shotgun sequence DNA includes these proteins:
- the Bka gene encoding rRNA-processing protein FCF1 homolog → MGKTKKTRKIAERRFAKMKKMISLSDPRIKESLRQASKKKKPEDPYEIKVNEAPQISSALFFQYNTQLGPPYHILVDTNFINFSIKNKLDIIQNMMDCLYAKCIPYITDCVLAELEKLGQKYRVALRIIKDPRFERIHCMHKGTYADDCLVQRVTQHKCYIVATNDKDLKRRIRKIPGVPIMYVSQHKYTIERMPDAYGAPK, encoded by the exons ATg GGTAAAACAAAGAAAACTAGAAAGATTGCAGAAAGGCGCTTTGCTAAGATGAAGAAAATGATTAGTTTAAGCGATCCCAGAATCAAAGAATCCTTAAGACAAGCATCAAAGAAAAAGAAACCCGAGGATCCATatgaaataaaagtaaatgaaGCACCTCAAATAAGTTCAGCATTGTTTTTCCAATACAATACACAGTTAGGTCCCCCATATCACATCCTTGTTGATACAAATTTcattaacttttcaataaaaaacaaattagatATTATACAGAACATGATGGATTGCTtatatgcaaaatgtataccatATATTACAGACTGTGTGCTCGCAGAATTGGAAAAATTGGGGCAAAAGTATAGAGTTGCTCTTCGTATAATTAAAGATCCACGTTTTGAAAGAATACATTGCATGCACAAAGGAACTTATGCTGATGATTGTCTTGTGCAAAGAGTTACTCAACATAAATGTTATATAGTGGCCACTAATGATAAAGACCTTAAGAGAAGAATTAGGAAAATACCGGGAGTGCCAATAATGTATGTTTCTCAACATAAATATACAATTGAAAGAATGCCGGATGCATATGGAGCTCCCAAATGA